Within Topomyia yanbarensis strain Yona2022 chromosome 2, ASM3024719v1, whole genome shotgun sequence, the genomic segment GACAGCCATAGAAATTGTCAAAACAAAAAACTACAATAAATCGGTCATATTCACTGACTCCCGAGGAGCCTGCCAAACGATTTTGAACAACACGAAAACCACAGACAATTATATTGCATGGAACATACGTAAAACACTTAAGCAAAACAAAGCGCACATTACACTTCAATGGATACCAATCCACCAAGGAATCCGGGGAAGTGAAAGGGCGGACCAAGAAGCAACTCGAGAAACTCAAGGTCCACAAACATAGTTCAATTCCCTAACTCTCTTGGATGCCACCGGTCTCGCCAAGACAGACACCGGAGACGGTTGGAAAAAAGCTTACCTCAAGTCCTCAGAAGAAAAGGGTATCTGGCATTTCAGCTTAATGAAAGAGCCGACCGAAAAATCTGGTACCAAGGATTAGAACTCAACACGGAAGAAAAGATAAATCTTAGCTGAATCAGAACCGGACACACAAACACCAAGGAAAGGAGATATCGATGGGGACTCGAACCTGACGACACCTGTGACTGGTGCGAGGAAACCGAAGACCTCAGTCACCTCCTTTTCTACTGCCCGAAATACAACACCCAGAGATCGGAATTCACAGCCTTCGAATACTGTAAACCTCTAACCAAAATATTTCTTGAAAACAACACATTTAAACATCCAACTCcacatcgaaaaaaaaaccggAGACAACACCACAGCAACAGTGGCGAGATGGACCGTGATCGGTTTTAGACGTCtaaggacaacacaaaaaaaagaATATCAGCGGCGTAGAAataaggtttgttccagtaccaggagaaactggaagtactccggagcaaacagggagaaaatcatTCCTGTACTATCatcttcttttttttcttcatctggtggcaaaccggagtgaaaaggagcgagaattttttgctccggagcaacagggagtaacttccatgtactggaacaaacctatattTTACGTGCGTTCCTAGGAAATCCTGATATCTGTCACCGTGCCATTAGCATGAAGCTTGGATTGGTGCAATCTACGGTAAGTTGTGTTTTGAAATGGTACAACTAGCGTTGAACTAGCGTAGGGAAGAAAAAAGTGACTTAAAATTATCTCCGTATAGTGTGCAGGATCACGTGCTTGAAGCTTTGAAGAGAAGTCCCAAAAGTTCTGTGAGAGGTGGTGAAAAACTGcatttaaccctctagttcccaccGCCGTCTCTAGCCGTTCTCtgtaaaaatctaaaaataaaactactaaaacatgttTGTATACTCCTTCCAGTTTAGATAGTTAGCGTTCTGATGGAGTTCAAAATATAAGCAATCATCTGTATTcacttatgttgaagtaactagaaatttttttttctagtcgcccaggtgcccaagaccgcctacttattttaaggctttaatgaaaaattcattacaagaattatcaacattattttcgtttttcttatcACGAAGCCCACCTACAAAAGTTTTAtcaagtcaaaaaaaatttggcaacTGGAGGGTTAAGCAAAGCTTTTGTGCAAGATTGAAAAAAACATCCAAAGCTCAAATTGCCCTGGATTGCGATGAACGGTAGAATACAATGGGGGAATCACGTACGCGGAAGCTCTACACTCAGCTGTTGACGAAACCGCATTAATATCGATTCCATTCGGCGAGTACAGTacagagatcgttgatgaatgAGATAAAGAGAAGTTGCCCTAGGTGACTGTCTGGTGGAACACGGTTGGTGTTTCAAATAGGCGTGAGCGTGTGGTACTCATTCTAACAAAAGCGGATCGTTCAGAAAGGTAAGAATGTAACCATATGGCTACCCACTGAGGAAATCCTAGTCGCTGCAGTTTCATAACAGTAATGTGAGGTAACTTGGCGAAGGCTTTAGCGAAACCAAAATATATTGCAACAATTTGCTGACGATTTTCGACAGCTGGACCTAGAAAACTTGTGTACGTCATCAAAATGGTATACCCGTTTCTAGTGTCAATTTATGAAAGAACATAatctttgtttatatttttctacACATTTTTATTGACATCATTTGCGCTATCGCGTTCTAGTACATATTTGTATAATTTTTTATAAGGaatgaattaaaattataaGTAAACAATTATTTCTGGTTTTCAGTTGAAAAGTTGTCTCACATTCCTTGCAAAACAAAGCCTGCTTATGCTTGCCCGGTTCAGCAGATAGCATTAATGCACGTAACTTGTTCTAGTGTCTTCTTCCCTCAAATCAAATTACAATTTACTTCTTTACTTCCGTAAATTGTAGTGATTTGCCCCGGCGATATCGTTTTTCAATCACATTTCACCAAATGCGCTTAACTTAAGCAAATAGTAAAAGATCATCTCTCGAGAGATGCTGCACCGCGCCCGACTTAGAATAGCAGCGTTCCCATTCCACCCATCTCGCTCTGCTCCTTGACGAAGATCTCGAAGTACTGGTAGATGATTGTAACGGCTAGCAGAATACCGGTTCCAGAACCGATGGCACCCATGAAATCCGCTATCACGGATAGAGCACCGATGCAAAGGCCACCAAATGCGGCCGCCGTCGGAATATATCTGTTCAGTTCATGAATCATTGAATTCTCACGATGACCACGCATCACCATCTGCTGCTCCTTAAGTTGTTTGGCAACATCTTTAGCTGAACTGCCGGAAACGTCGATCCACGTCTTGGAGAAGAATGCGCACGAACCCAACATAAATACGATATAAAGCACAGCATGAATCGGATCGGAAACGATGTGTCCTAGCGATTCAGGTGGTGAGAGATAATAGCACAGACCACCAATCGGATAGGAACGAGCTGGGCCACCACCTCCAACATCAGCCCACACACCAAGCATGTTGATCAAGAAGTTACCATGAAATTTAACTGCGAGCATTTGCGATATCACGTACAGGTTGGAAACAAGAGCTGATTGTAGAATGATTGGGATATTGGATGTGTAGAATAATTTAATTGGATAACTGCTGTACTGGCCACGATACCGAGCAGATTTGATTGGCAGATCCACGCGGAAGCCCTGGAAGTATATCACTACGGCAAACACAAGAACGGTTGCCAGAAGGTTCATCAAATTTGGTAGGTTCTGACGATAGAATGCTTCTCGCAGCCCGCGCACTTTGTCCTGCCGTGTGGCCAGCAGATGGAACAGAGCAATGACGGCTCCTTCGAATTCAGTACCACGACCCGTATTAACAGTAGCGGGAGAGAACGCCTTCCAAACAATGGTTTCGCAAATGTTAGTTGCAATGAACAATGAAATTCCTGATCCCAATCCGTATCCTTTCTGAAGTAGTTCATCCAATAACAACACAATCAATCCAGCTACAAATAACTGGATAATGATCAGCAGACAAACGCCGGCTCCTATCTCCGCTGGATCCCCATACATTCCGGTCATGACGTAGACAATCGCTTGTCCCACTGTTATAACCATTCCAAACAATTTTTGTGCTCCATTGAACAAAGCTCGGTCTTTCGGAGTATCACCCACTTCAATGATTTTAGCGCCAGCTAGTAGCTGCATAATCAATCCAGATGTAACAATCGGAGAAATACCCAATTCCATAAGGGTACCTCGGTTCGACGCCAAAATGACACGAATCCAGTAAAAGGGATCGGCTGAATCGGAGCTCATTATGCCAAAAAGTGGGATTTGACAGCAGACCAGGAATATGAATAGTGTGATGGCCGTCCATAGTACCTTCTCTCTAAATTGGATCTTTCGTTCTGGTTTCGCTATCTCCGGTAGAATACTGCAGAAAGGTTTTATCACCTCGAGAAATTTTACTGGAAAGACATTGTACCGATTAGTGTGTTGACACCTACCAATGTTTGCATTACTTTATGTGCATGTCTGACAAATTTAACCTGACAAAATTCGTCACAAAATTAGATTAATTTTATTAGGTATGCCAATTACAGAAATGTTACTGGCCTTGGAACCGTGGTAGGAAAAGGTTCCAACGCGGAGCTTTTTGACTGTCTACGTGGATATAGGTATGGTAACAGATAGCACATTGTATAAAACCAGCAGGTCACTTACTTCCCATCGTGATCGCTTGCCGATTAATCGATTTTAATTCCTCGCAAAAAACGCGGTTCAAAAGGATATTTTTCCTTTAAATATCCTGCTGATTAACTTTTCACGGGTTTACCACCATCTACAGGTACAACTATCGTAACAACAAACCGCTTTCACTGAAAAGTGTGACACGACACGACAAAACTGTCACTTGACTTAACAATAGGACGGAAATGACAGATGGACTGTTAGGGAGGTTTCATATTTTACGCTACATTTGAAAGAAAACAaccattaaaaataaatatttcgcaTAAAAAGCTACATTACCTATACTTCATCAACTTCAAATCTTGACGTAATAAAAGAATGCCCCACATTTCAGTGTCACTTTATATGTGATGTTTGTAATGATGGTTTTGAACGAGGGAGCGAACACAgatgaaatttaaatttattttgtcGATAAAGAGGAGCGTCGGCATGGGTATTAGGCTGACTCGTTGCTGCATGGAAAATGTTTACAATTTCTTTTTGGCATGAACATCACTAAAATTTGAGGGCGGTTTTGCAGTACCAGGCTTTGTGCATCacgttcaaagtttatatggaaatttgtatggaaaaagtcacTTTATAGCATAGAATCCATATCTTGCACACTTCGAATTCGTACCTTTCACGGAAGGATGCCTAATTGAAGACGGCTGTTCACTTCATAACAAAGGATTACAGAAGCATTTATCTTTAACTGACTACTAATCTAAACTGATCATCTCTGGCTATTTTCCGTTCTTGCCACGAATGAGAAAAGCGTATATTGGAATGTTTATCTAGTTGATACGCGAACATATAATGAAgccaacctaatttggaccaCTACATATTTTGGAACCTTTACATATAACTTTCTCTTTTAGTGCCAAATGTTCCAAATtagtttggtttgatgaaggcaattattttatttgtgtTGTTTTTTAAGTCTTAGCATCGTCAGTTCATCTCTAATTactttaaattaattaaaatgaacagATGGAAAGTGCTAAAAGGAATTGGTAGTAAGGATGCATTTCCAAATTAGATTTACGTGTACATTTTAATAGTTTtcaaatgatctaataattttgtctgcCTTTAGATTATCCATTTgacgtgtttgaaaaggttcCTTTTCTTAGAAGTATGAAatagtgtccaaaatatgtcatAAAATAATGAGCGCCAATTTTTTGGACACCGCTAGTTTTATTTCTTAATAGCAGTTTATTTATCAAATCAGAATAACCAAAGTGTAAAATATCAATTAGGTGGAATGAGGACTTTATTCGAAGTTCTTCTCATTGCATGTGCATAACCATTTGTTTGCTAGCCTACTCAATATCATCATCGttaaatttttcgtttttcctTGTCTCGAGTGTAAACACACTTttgctattgttttttttatttacgcgactttaaaattttttattcgTCTCGTTTTTGCAGTTGTCGTCATGAAATTGCTTAGTagatcttgcgtggcttttcttttgtcggttctcatggtaaagtaTATCCTTACCATAAGGCATATTGGTGGACTTGAgtaattcgtagttatgctgcctaagctcgacccccaccaacagaagacaaaagactaGCCTGtaggatattaagcctgtttctaattaCCCTGCcattctagttttccgatctgtatacttcacatccttgctctcacttgagtactatggttctaaatttttataactttccctacctaaTAACCTCtatctaattgaatgtcgttgaaaagtaaaaaaagaaaaagttccatattagtcgaaataaaaacgaaaaaaaaacttgtaaaCAATACTCCGAACTGCCATTCAGCTCATTAATAGACAGTTGATGTCAGTGCGACGGCTGCGCGAACGGCGTGAAGTTGGTTAAACTCTGAGTGACGTACCCTGTATAAACACGGAAAACATTATTACAATTCattttcaaccacgtgtttcaagttgtaaAAAAACGAAACTTGCTACTTGGGCTAGTgtattgaatgatatgagtgctGAATAGATGATGAAACTAAATAAAGGCAGTTTTCGTTAGCTTAAACTgaattttcaccttcagaaaatattACACTTCACGAAGAATCGGTTGAATAGCAAAACATTTTTAGTCAACGACCTTTGGGTTTGGCCAGTGCACTTTCGTCAACTTCACCCATAACGGCAAGAATAAAGATAATAGTTCTTTTGTTTTCGAGACAATTCACTCCAGGATTTCTTGCTTGTAGCTCTGGCAGAAGGTGAAAAAAATTGCTACCGATTTCGACAGCAGCGACGCAACTGTTTCAATCGTTGAACCAAGTGAAATCAAAGACGAATAATTTTAGAGCTTGGTCAGGTGTGACTATTTTACTGGAACTCATGAATCAATTCACATTTCCATGATtaagatttcatgattttgtgaactatttcacgagcacgaatggtcagttagtggaaatcatgaatcagttcacgtatacattcataaaaattttcgattgggtgaactatttcatgagatCATgagaatggtaagtcgtgactagcATACTAGagttcatgaactagttcatgtcaccattcatgaactagttcatgaactCTAGTATACTAGTCGAGTATACGAGTCGTGACTAATTcgctagaaatcatgaatcagttcaagtatacataaataacattttatgattttgtgaactatttcacgaatacGGATATTGAATCGCGACTAATATATTGGGAATTATGAACTAGTTATTGATGGTTGAAAGgatttatgaataatattccgggtttcgtgatttttttttatgttttaacgacatttcaTTAGCatgggactggaaggtgtgaaatattttccaatattaagatccatagtactcaagggagagcaaggagttgaaggaagaaagtttagaaaagcgtggacttaaccttttgtctgctaccgcagtaTTTAGTCAGGATATTTTGACATTTGAAATGCGATTCACCTGAGTCTGTGGAATGTCctggacgagcgtaaagtaacttggtTCTTTATGCTGTCAGaaccaacaaaaatttaagtcacggtaaacttatACACTAAGCtttttgcgacgttgaaactcactTCTATGCAAatatagggtaaccaacctaatttggacctTGTTAATGTTCTTGCCTCCTGCAATGCCAGGcttctctgcatttgtttggtttgatgcaacaTTTACAATCCGTGGGTTcccgaatagaattttacaatagcatttaccctacaagcaatcataaaacaataaatattatagttattactgtttcaacactgttcgacgcagagttctcgcagtagatttacaataaaattccaTGTAACAATCActgcactaatgtcatgtaattatcacagcaatcgctgaaccgatcttaaagAAATAAGTTTCAAAAGGCCttacgttgccatttgacactattatttttgtttttcgatatgctgtttactttctgagatatggatgattttgtcaaaacacatagggtttaaagcaaataactttcgaacaaagcaatGCAGTCTTATTAGGTGTACATAATTGggaagcttgtaaaaatacctttcaaaaagctatagattgtcaaagtccgttcacgagcggcggagatattaaacattttgtatttttatacctcgcttaccaattttcactaactaaaaatgagaccgtttcatacagagtattgctttactggtgttttatgAGCAAAACTAacccgattttgaatatccgggTGTGAAAACACATatgcgtgattcaaggaactCGATTCCGtaaacattttgtaaatttactTAACCCTAgtacgttgcacttgcgttttccaccctagaacgttgcactggggtacaaatgtaccccacgcggttgatcgcaattttcgcagtaaaaatgcaaacaaaaaggatgtataatacatcattttcttcgttttttaattacgaaaacagctgtgtaagaaaaaatacggaatttattgaatcataatacataaattggtttcaacaaaaaaaaaattgaaaaaatcgtggatttgacttttttttacaaaaattactataactttgcgaattttcaaccgatttgaaaaaatcaaatgattctaaaaattgaaagaatggtctagaaacatTATAAAAGGGAATTtcgaaattttcgaaaaagtgcTATTATTTGGAAGCGTGaaagcacagacaaacagacgtaacagcttgaagaaaattctaaaaaaatcatcgcccacggtatactagcgacatctgttgaacacattgcacaaaatgggtttctggcaaccatagcaaataaatttttttcatccGAAATCCTGGCAACAATGCCCACACCACTTGTCAAATGCAAGATGATAAATGAAAGGTAAGCATTGTGGCAGTTGTTAAATTTGAagagcgaaatagaaaaatcgGCTATGTTATGTACTTCAATTCGCCATGGGATAATGATTGTAATTGGCAGATTTAAAGAATGTAGAGTAACGACTGCATTTTTAAAACTCAACATaaccatttattgttacggAAAATTAAGCAAcaccaacattatttttcttttcgtgCGAAGTAATCAATTCTAGTCCTTCTTTGGCTGATTCTTGTCTCTGTTTACTCTTTTTCGTCGCTTTTTTACCGTCACCGACCGGTATGCAATGATTTTTAACAATTCATGCCGTGGACACATGGACAGGAATACATTTTACGTTTGCGGATTATTTTGTTAGTTTTGGTTTGCATTAAAGATGCTAAACGCCTTTAGagaaagactcgccatctctatcgtttgtttatctgtcagtgccattccaatcgagcaagaGACCTGTCAGAAGCACCAAATCCTAAAAATCACTTCGAATCCTTCTtgaacgagggccattgacaggtctcgtgttcGATTG encodes:
- the LOC131679264 gene encoding protein transport protein Sec61 subunit alpha codes for the protein MGIKFLEVIKPFCSILPEIAKPERKIQFREKVLWTAITLFIFLVCCQIPLFGIMSSDSADPFYWIRVILASNRGTLMELGISPIVTSGLIMQLLAGAKIIEVGDTPKDRALFNGAQKLFGMVITVGQAIVYVMTGMYGDPAEIGAGVCLLIIIQLFVAGLIVLLLDELLQKGYGLGSGISLFIATNICETIVWKAFSPATVNTGRGTEFEGAVIALFHLLATRQDKVRGLREAFYRQNLPNLMNLLATVLVFAVVIYFQGFRVDLPIKSARYRGQYSSYPIKLFYTSNIPIILQSALVSNLYVISQMLAVKFHGNFLINMLGVWADVGGGGPARSYPIGGLCYYLSPPESLGHIVSDPIHAVLYIVFMLGSCAFFSKTWIDVSGSSAKDVAKQLKEQQMVMRGHRENSMIHELNRYIPTAAAFGGLCIGALSVIADFMGAIGSGTGILLAVTIIYQYFEIFVKEQSEMGGMGTLLF